In Tenuifilum sp. 4138str, a single genomic region encodes these proteins:
- a CDS encoding PLP-dependent aminotransferase family protein, whose amino-acid sequence MINDLDQILSASAKRMKRSVIRELLKMTQRPELISFAGGLPSPESFPVEQLKQVVVEVLDTDSARALQYSETEGDKRLREILVEKYRKEGLNININNLIISTASQQALDLIPKIFVNPGDKVICGLPSYLGGISAFATYGADLVGIELDDHGMRPDLLEQKMQELQRKGQKPKFIYVIPDFQNPTGICMPERRRLEIIEIARKYNVLIVEDSPYREVRFSGTPQRTMYELDSTGQVILLGTMSKIFVPGFRLGWIVAHEDVIDKLVMAKQNTDLCTSSFVQKIAAKYFDKGYFEPNLAKTNAMYKEKRDAMVEAFHRFMPKGVKWTEPEGGLFLFVTLPEYIDAEDLFKIAIEENVAFVPGTVFYCNGEGKNTLRINFSFMSKELNIEGSRRLANAIKRMIKE is encoded by the coding sequence ATGATTAACGACCTAGATCAAATTCTATCGGCAAGCGCTAAAAGGATGAAGCGTTCGGTAATAAGGGAATTGCTAAAAATGACTCAACGCCCAGAACTTATCTCTTTTGCTGGAGGTCTTCCTTCGCCTGAGAGCTTTCCGGTTGAGCAGCTAAAACAGGTAGTAGTAGAGGTATTAGATACCGATAGCGCTCGCGCCCTTCAGTATAGCGAAACCGAAGGCGATAAAAGGCTTCGGGAGATTCTGGTTGAAAAGTATAGGAAAGAAGGGCTGAACATCAATATAAACAACCTGATAATCTCCACCGCATCGCAACAGGCGCTTGACCTTATTCCAAAAATATTTGTTAACCCTGGCGACAAGGTTATTTGTGGGTTACCCAGCTATTTAGGGGGGATTTCGGCATTTGCCACATACGGAGCCGATCTTGTAGGCATTGAGCTCGACGACCATGGAATGCGCCCCGATTTGCTTGAACAGAAAATGCAGGAATTGCAACGGAAAGGTCAAAAGCCCAAATTTATTTACGTTATACCCGACTTCCAGAACCCAACCGGAATCTGCATGCCTGAAAGGCGAAGACTAGAAATAATAGAGATTGCTAGAAAGTACAACGTTTTAATAGTTGAGGACAGCCCATACCGTGAGGTGCGTTTCAGCGGAACTCCACAGCGCACAATGTATGAGCTGGATAGTACTGGCCAAGTTATATTACTTGGCACAATGTCGAAAATATTTGTACCCGGATTCCGCCTGGGCTGGATTGTTGCTCATGAGGATGTTATTGACAAGCTCGTTATGGCCAAACAGAATACCGACCTTTGCACCTCGTCTTTTGTTCAAAAAATAGCCGCTAAATACTTTGACAAGGGATACTTTGAACCCAATTTGGCTAAAACCAATGCCATGTACAAGGAAAAGCGCGATGCCATGGTGGAGGCCTTTCATAGGTTTATGCCCAAAGGTGTGAAATGGACTGAACCCGAGGGAGGACTCTTCCTATTTGTTACCCTGCCTGAATATATTGATGCCGAAGACCTATTCAAAATTGCAATTGAGGAAAATGTAGCCTTTGTTCCAGGCACGGTATTTTACTGCAATGGTGAGGGCAAGAATACTCTTCGTATCAACTTCTCATTCATGTCGAAAGAGTTAAACATTGAAGGAAGCCGAAGGCTTGCCAATGCAATAAAAAGAATGATAAAAGAGTAA
- a CDS encoding glycosyltransferase family 2 protein: protein MELSVVVVNYNVRYFLEQCLVSVFAAIKGIEGEVWVVDNASTDGSVEMVKLKFPQVKLISNQTNLGFSKANNQAIKLAKGRYTLLLNPDTVVQEDTFRECINFMDTHPDAGGLTVKMIDGKGRYLPESKRGFPSPWASFCKIFGLTSLFPKSKLFAHYYLGHLDKNATHEIEIMPGAFMFLRSEVLKQVGLLDEQFFMYGEDIDLSYRILQHGYKNYYYPKCQIIHYKGESTKKGSLNYVIVFYKAMILFAQKHFSKQKQNHFVTMIKLAVAIRATASIIKRLIIKVWLPVTDFALMFLGAYLLIPWWEQFRHGVTNIYPRDILYALIGFYLLTWIMSLWLYGAYDKPQNLKSGAKGILYGTIAILVVYSILPQNFRFSRAIILILSAWSSLSITLNRILASTFIEGLLKWNARKKSVCFIGTASELKGSEELLIQAGFHRNNITHLLPEEVLDEHQRAKKEIIADAIKYKNISEIIFGTEGIPMTSIIHAMMYLSEFDIDFKIALHGGDSIVGSSSVEAQGELYTLEVIPLAKPVARRQKRIFDILSSALIIVLFPILWIFLVKPLMVFKSALQVFKGEKTWIGYNHPNISKQNSVLKPSVYLYSKWGKGLTSTVGLDFYYAQHFSITLEVSELIRNIFKTQD from the coding sequence ATGGAACTCTCGGTTGTAGTTGTAAACTATAATGTTCGGTATTTTTTAGAGCAATGCCTTGTAAGCGTATTTGCAGCAATTAAAGGGATTGAAGGCGAAGTATGGGTAGTTGATAATGCTTCAACCGATGGTTCGGTTGAAATGGTAAAACTTAAATTTCCCCAGGTAAAACTTATATCAAACCAAACAAACCTAGGCTTTTCCAAAGCCAACAACCAGGCCATAAAACTTGCAAAAGGGAGATATACCCTTCTACTAAACCCCGATACGGTTGTTCAGGAGGATACCTTCAGGGAGTGCATAAATTTTATGGATACCCATCCTGACGCCGGCGGGCTAACAGTTAAGATGATTGATGGAAAGGGGCGCTACCTACCCGAATCCAAGCGAGGGTTCCCATCGCCTTGGGCATCGTTCTGCAAAATTTTTGGGCTAACCTCACTTTTCCCTAAATCAAAACTTTTTGCACACTACTACCTTGGCCATTTGGATAAAAACGCAACCCATGAAATAGAAATAATGCCTGGCGCCTTCATGTTCCTCCGTTCGGAGGTTCTGAAACAGGTTGGACTGCTCGATGAGCAGTTCTTTATGTATGGTGAAGACATCGACCTTTCATACCGTATCCTACAACACGGATATAAAAACTATTACTACCCAAAATGTCAAATAATACATTACAAGGGCGAAAGCACAAAAAAGGGTAGTTTGAATTACGTTATAGTATTCTACAAAGCCATGATACTGTTTGCGCAGAAGCATTTCAGCAAACAGAAGCAAAATCACTTTGTGACTATGATAAAGCTAGCCGTCGCAATACGGGCAACGGCCTCAATAATAAAAAGGTTAATAATTAAAGTTTGGTTACCAGTTACCGATTTTGCCTTAATGTTTTTAGGAGCCTACCTACTTATACCTTGGTGGGAGCAATTTAGGCATGGTGTAACCAATATATACCCCCGTGATATTCTTTATGCGCTAATCGGTTTCTACCTTTTAACCTGGATAATGTCCCTATGGCTATATGGCGCATACGACAAACCTCAAAACTTAAAATCCGGAGCGAAAGGTATACTATATGGCACAATTGCCATACTGGTTGTTTACTCCATTCTTCCTCAAAACTTCCGTTTTTCACGTGCCATCATTCTAATCCTATCGGCATGGTCATCACTATCAATCACCCTAAACAGAATATTAGCATCGACATTCATTGAGGGTTTACTTAAATGGAATGCCCGGAAAAAAAGTGTTTGCTTTATTGGTACAGCTAGTGAGCTCAAGGGTTCAGAAGAACTTTTAATACAGGCTGGTTTTCACCGTAATAATATCACCCACCTGCTCCCTGAGGAGGTTTTAGATGAGCATCAAAGAGCAAAAAAAGAGATTATTGCCGATGCAATTAAATATAAAAATATCTCCGAGATAATTTTTGGAACAGAGGGCATCCCTATGACAAGTATTATTCACGCCATGATGTACCTTTCAGAATTTGATATCGATTTTAAGATTGCGCTACATGGTGGCGATTCAATTGTTGGCAGCAGTTCAGTGGAAGCCCAAGGTGAACTTTACACTCTTGAAGTAATACCACTGGCAAAACCAGTGGCAAGGCGCCAGAAAAGGATTTTCGACATTTTATCGTCGGCTCTGATAATCGTGCTTTTCCCTATTCTATGGATATTTCTTGTAAAACCCTTAATGGTTTTTAAGAGCGCACTGCAGGTTTTTAAGGGGGAAAAAACCTGGATTGGCTACAACCATCCTAACATTTCCAAACAAAATTCGGTTTTAAAACCATCGGTTTATTTGTATAGTAAATGGGGCAAAGGTTTAACTAGCACTGTAGGCCTCGATTTCTACTACGCTCAACATTTCAGTATCACTCTGGAAGTATCGGAGCTAATCAGGAATATTTTTAAAACCCAAGATTAG
- a CDS encoding dihydrolipoamide acetyltransferase family protein — MAEVKIVLPAMGEGVTEAKITKWLVKPGDLVEVDQPLVEIATDKVDSEVPSTSKGKVKQLLFNEGDSPQVGQTICILEVEGANAEESRTNIASAEPKSAQKEKPIAKPIEITEKAEVKQEIKTLRYLSPLVRSMAKQENIALEELEKIEGTGLDGRITKDDLLKYIENRSNRISQIEAEAKERIQTETPIQYTSSTDTNSSVLAHEVVPMDRMRKLIAEHMVRSKQTSAHVASFIEVDVTNLVNWRETNKDKFQKTYGDKLTLTHLFAQATIAEVKRYPLLNSSVEGDNIILKRDVNLGIATALPNGNLIVPVVKRAETLNLIGIAKSINDLAQRARDNKLKPDEIVGGTFTITNLGSFDTLTGTPIINQPQVAILAIGAVKKRPVVIETPSGDMIAIRQICILSLSYDHRVIDGALAGQFLKSLRDRLENFTPSEI; from the coding sequence ATGGCAGAAGTAAAGATAGTACTCCCAGCAATGGGCGAAGGTGTTACCGAAGCAAAAATTACAAAATGGCTTGTTAAACCCGGCGATTTGGTTGAGGTTGACCAACCTCTAGTAGAAATAGCAACTGACAAGGTTGATTCCGAAGTTCCATCGACCAGCAAAGGTAAGGTAAAACAACTACTTTTTAACGAAGGTGACTCGCCTCAGGTTGGGCAAACTATTTGCATACTTGAAGTGGAAGGGGCTAATGCAGAAGAAAGCAGAACAAATATTGCTTCGGCTGAGCCTAAATCGGCACAAAAGGAAAAACCTATTGCTAAGCCTATTGAGATTACAGAAAAAGCAGAAGTTAAACAAGAAATAAAAACGTTGCGTTACCTTTCACCGTTGGTGCGTAGCATGGCTAAACAGGAAAATATTGCCCTTGAGGAATTGGAAAAAATAGAAGGCACCGGGTTAGATGGCCGAATAACCAAGGACGATCTCCTGAAGTACATAGAAAACCGTAGTAATCGAATTTCACAAATTGAGGCCGAGGCCAAGGAGCGGATTCAGACCGAAACACCCATTCAGTACACTTCGTCCACCGATACCAACAGTAGCGTTCTTGCGCATGAGGTAGTACCAATGGATCGTATGCGCAAGCTGATTGCTGAGCACATGGTTCGATCCAAACAAACCTCGGCACATGTGGCCTCGTTTATTGAGGTTGATGTTACCAATTTAGTTAACTGGCGCGAAACCAATAAGGATAAGTTCCAAAAAACATACGGTGATAAGCTTACACTAACCCACTTGTTTGCACAGGCAACCATTGCTGAAGTAAAACGTTACCCACTGCTTAACTCATCGGTTGAGGGAGATAATATCATTCTAAAGCGCGACGTTAACCTTGGCATTGCTACTGCTCTACCCAATGGCAATTTGATAGTTCCAGTAGTAAAGCGAGCAGAAACCCTCAACCTGATTGGTATTGCAAAAAGCATAAACGATCTTGCCCAGCGGGCACGCGACAACAAACTCAAACCCGATGAGATTGTAGGAGGGACTTTTACCATCACCAACCTTGGCTCGTTCGACACCCTAACAGGAACCCCAATTATTAACCAACCCCAGGTTGCCATCCTGGCAATTGGTGCTGTAAAGAAACGTCCCGTTGTTATTGAAACCCCATCGGGCGATATGATTGCCATACGTCAGATTTGCATCCTTTCACTATCATACGATCATCGGGTGATTGATGGAGCCCTCGCAGGGCAATTCCTTAAATCGTTACGCGATAGGCTTGAAAACTTTACCCCATCCGAAATATAG